A genomic segment from Oncorhynchus clarkii lewisi isolate Uvic-CL-2024 chromosome 14, UVic_Ocla_1.0, whole genome shotgun sequence encodes:
- the LOC139366214 gene encoding tubulin beta-4B chain-like — protein MREIVHLQAGQCGNQIGAKFWEVISDEHGIDPTGSYNGDSDLQLERINVYYNEASGGKYVPRAVLVDLEPGTMDSVRSGPFGQIFRPDNFVFGQSGAGNNWAKGHYTEGAELVDSVLDVVRKEAESCDCLQGFQLTHSLGGGTGSGMGTLLISKIREEYPDRIMNTFSVVPSPKVSDTVVEPYNATLSVHQLVENTDETYCIDNEALYDICFRTLKLTTPTYGDLNHLVSATMSGVTTCLRFPGQLNADLRKLAVNMVPFPRLHFFMPGFAPLTSRGSQQYRALTVPELTQQMFDSKNMMAACDPRHGRYLTVAAVFRGRMSMKEVDEQMLNVQNKNSSYFVEWIPNNVKTAVCDIPPRGLKMAATFIGNSTAIQELFKRISEQFTAMFRRKAFLHWYTGEGMDEMEFTEAESNMNDLVSEYQQYQDATAEEEGEFEEEGEEELA, from the exons TTCTGGGAGGTGATTAGTGACGAGCATGGCATTGACCCCACTGGAAGTTACAATGGGGACAGTGATCTTCAGCTGGAAAGAATTAATGTGTACTACAATGAAGCTTCAG GTGGAAAGTATGTGCCACGCGCAGTACTTGTGGACTTGGAGCCTGGGACCATGGACTCTGTGAGGTCCGGACCATTCGGTCAAATCTTCAGGCCTGACAACTTTGTCTTCG GTCAGAGTGGCGCAGGTAACAACTGGGCCAAGGGCCACTACACCGAGGGTGCAGAGCTGGTTGACTCTGTCTTGGATGTGGTGAGGAAAGAGGCTGAGAGCTGTGACTGCCTGCAGGGCTTCCAGCTCACCCACTCCCTGGGAGGTGGAACCGGCTCTGGCATGGGCACCCTACTCATCAGCAAGATCCGTGAAGAGTACCCCGACCGCATCATGAACACTTTCAGCGTGGTGCCCTCCCCTAAAGTGTCAGACACTGTGGTCGAGCCCTACAATGCCACCCTCTCAGTCCACCAGCTGGTAGAGAACACAGACGAGACCTACTGTATCGACAACGAGGCGCTCTACGACATCTGCTTCCGTACCCTCAAACTCACCACGCCCACCTACGGAGACCTCAACCACCTGGTGTCTGCGACCATGAGTGGGGTCACCACCTGCCTCCGCTTTCCCGGCCAGCTCAACGCTGACCTGCGCAAACTGGCAGTCAACATGGTGCCCTTCCCccgtctccacttcttcatgccTGGCTTTGCCCCCCTCACCAGCAGGGGAAGCCAGCAGTACAGAGCCCTGACTGTTCCAGAGCTCACTCAGCAGATGTTTGACTCGAAGAACATGATGGCCGCCTGCGACCCTCGTCACGGCCGTTACCTCACCGTGGCTGCAGTCTTCCGTGGGCGCATGTCCATGAAAGAGGTGGACGAGCAAATGCTGAATGTACAGAACAAGAACAGCAGCTACTTCGTTGAATGGATCCCCAACAACGTCAAGACTGCAGTCTGTGACATTCCTCCCCGTGGCCTCAAGATGGCCGCCACCTTCATTGGAAACAGTACTGCCATCCAGGAGCTGTTCAAGCGCATCTCTGAGCAGTTCACAGCTATGTTCCGCCGTAAGGCTTTCCTCCATTGGTACACAGGAGAAGGCATGGATGAGATGGAGTTCACTGAGGCAGAGAGCAACATGAACGACCTGGTTTCTGAGTATCAGCAGTACCAAGACGCCACTGCAGAGGAGGAGGGCGAGTTtgaagaggagggtgaagaggagtTGGCTTAA